DNA sequence from the Betaproteobacteria bacterium genome:
CCCGAAGTTGTGCGCGAGATCCACCATGGCGCGGACGATCTGCGCGTCGCCCCGGCTTTGCAGCATGTTCTGCACGAACAGCTTGTCGATCTTGATCTCGTCGAACGGCAGTCGCTTGAACTGGGCGAGCGACGAATACCCGGTGCCGAAGTCGTCCATGGCCAGCCGCACGCCGAGGCGCCGCACGCGATCGAGCACCTGGACCGAGCGCTTGACGTCGCTCACGATGGTCCCTTCGGTGACTTCGACCGTGAGCAGTTCCGCCGGAACCGACCAGGCATCGAGGCTCTGCGAGAGAATCTCCGGCAGCTCGTCGTCATTGAGCAGATTGGCCGAGACGTTGACGCTCATGCGTACATCGACGCCGCTACGGCGGAAACACACGGTGTGACGCAAGGCCGTGTTGAGGATGAAGAGCGTGAACGAGTGGTTGATCTCGGTGCTTTCCGCGATCTGCGCGATCAGCGCTGCGGACAGCGCCCGCGGGTCGCTGCTCGGCCAGCGCACCAGCGCCTCGGCGGAAC
Encoded proteins:
- a CDS encoding EAL domain-containing protein; the encoded protein is LADAACQAAALTEEGYCVAQPRQTPSITRTSELADLVREALRTNALEVHYQPQIDVATGHCGSAEALVRWPSSDPRALSAALIAQIAESTEINHSFTLFILNTALRHTVCFRRSGVDVRMSVNVSANLLNDDELPEILSQSLDAWSVPAELLTVEVTEGTIVSDVKRSVQVLDRVRRLGVRLAMDDFGTGYSSLAQFKRLPFDEIKIDKLFVQNMLQSRGDAQIVRAMVDLAHNFGLVAVAEGVEDMATLDKLRELGCDLAQGYAISKALPEPLFRDWWARRRAKSAR